The following proteins come from a genomic window of Chryseobacterium glaciei:
- a CDS encoding HD domain-containing protein, with translation MSSLITKQMSIQDIYQKTIKFAAQKHTDQNQTIPGTDLPYIVHLSNVAMEILLASERSENFDGKLAVQVALLHDVLEDTPTTYEELENKFGQPVAKGVLALTKNADLEKDQRMMDSLNRIKKLPKEVWAVKLADRITNLQPPPAHWSEEKIKKYKLEAEIILKELHGGNEYLEKRLEQKIKEYN, from the coding sequence ATGAGCAGTTTAATCACCAAACAAATGAGCATTCAGGATATTTATCAGAAAACTATAAAATTTGCAGCGCAAAAACATACAGATCAAAACCAAACCATTCCGGGAACTGATCTTCCTTACATTGTTCATTTGAGTAATGTTGCTATGGAAATCTTACTAGCTTCCGAACGATCAGAAAATTTTGATGGTAAATTAGCTGTTCAGGTTGCTTTACTTCATGATGTTCTGGAAGATACTCCAACCACGTACGAAGAACTTGAAAATAAATTTGGTCAACCCGTTGCCAAAGGAGTTTTAGCATTAACCAAAAATGCAGATCTGGAAAAAGATCAAAGGATGATGGATAGTTTAAACCGCATCAAAAAGCTTCCCAAAGAAGTTTGGGCTGTAAAATTGGCGGATAGAATTACAAATCTTCAACCACCACCCGCTCATTGGTCTGAAGAAAAGATCAAAAAATATAAACTGGAAGCGGAAATCATTCTCAAAGAACTTCATGGTGGAAATGAATATTTGGAGAAAAGGCTGGAACAGAAGATTAAAGAATATAATTAA
- a CDS encoding S41 family peptidase, with protein sequence MKRILLFTLFSLSLFTGKIYSQETPTSYVGKAIQLMEQNSVNKKSIDWPAIKETYLKQASEAKTIRETYPIIRTILGKLGDQHSKLYEPEVIEAYLKRFKEVGVEFPYPKDSLIDRNMAYITVSAIGNMNQDDWNEYVQTFFDKVKKLDQANPKLWIIDLRDNEGGMFSPMLKSIRPFLDTDNASGSMDNSGAISFFMSKNDGIYFGKQKIGAIPISDIKITNKNKPIYILTNKKTSSSGEFVVASFKGQKNVKIVGCNTQGLTSDNSEFKLPDNAFLVITTGTLIDRTKYPYKEIGKGISPDIEVKSDQLNDYISKIKDSKF encoded by the coding sequence ATGAAAAGAATTCTTCTCTTCACATTATTTAGCCTGTCCCTTTTTACAGGAAAAATATATTCACAGGAAACTCCGACTTCTTATGTTGGAAAAGCCATTCAGCTCATGGAGCAAAATTCTGTTAATAAAAAGAGTATCGATTGGCCGGCAATAAAAGAAACCTATCTAAAACAAGCTAGCGAAGCGAAAACCATTAGAGAAACCTACCCTATCATTAGAACGATTCTTGGAAAATTGGGCGATCAACATTCAAAACTTTATGAGCCTGAAGTTATTGAAGCGTATTTAAAAAGATTTAAAGAAGTTGGCGTGGAATTTCCTTATCCAAAAGACAGTCTGATCGATCGTAACATGGCTTATATCACGGTATCCGCCATCGGAAATATGAATCAGGATGACTGGAACGAATATGTACAGACTTTTTTCGATAAGGTGAAAAAATTAGATCAAGCCAACCCAAAACTTTGGATCATTGATCTTAGAGACAATGAAGGCGGAATGTTTTCTCCTATGTTAAAATCGATTCGTCCTTTTCTAGATACCGATAACGCATCAGGATCTATGGATAATTCTGGAGCGATAAGCTTTTTCATGAGTAAAAATGATGGTATTTATTTCGGAAAACAAAAAATAGGTGCAATTCCTATTTCGGATATTAAGATCACGAATAAAAACAAGCCAATTTATATTTTAACCAATAAAAAAACGTCAAGTTCAGGAGAATTTGTTGTGGCTAGCTTTAAAGGACAAAAAAATGTAAAAATTGTAGGCTGTAATACGCAAGGATTAACCTCAGATAATTCGGAATTTAAATTGCCAGACAATGCCTTTTTAGTGATTACGACAGGGACTTTAATTGACCGAACAAAATATCCTTATAAAGAAATTGGAAAAGGAATTTCTCCCGATATTGAAGTTAAAAGTGATCAATTAAACGATTATATCAGCAAAATAAAAGACTCAAAATTTTAA
- a CDS encoding YdeI/OmpD-associated family protein: MDAIFFATPNDFREWLEKNHKTEKELLVGFYKVGTKKPSMIWSEAVDQALCFGWIDSVRRSIDEESYSNRFTPRKPTSIWSVINIKKVEELTKAGLMKPEGLKAFELRKEERSAIYSHEKELAVLDPTYEKQFKANKIAWEFFNNQAPSYKKVMLHWIMSAKQEKTRISRLEKTIQESELGKRIQ, encoded by the coding sequence ATAGACGCCATTTTTTTTGCCACACCCAATGACTTCAGAGAATGGCTTGAGAAAAACCATAAAACTGAAAAAGAACTTTTGGTAGGATTTTATAAAGTCGGAACCAAAAAACCGTCCATGATCTGGTCAGAAGCCGTGGATCAGGCATTATGTTTTGGGTGGATCGACAGTGTGAGAAGATCTATTGATGAAGAAAGCTACAGCAATCGTTTTACCCCAAGAAAACCTACAAGTATCTGGAGCGTTATCAACATTAAAAAAGTGGAAGAACTGACCAAAGCCGGATTAATGAAACCCGAAGGTTTAAAAGCATTTGAGCTAAGAAAAGAAGAAAGATCTGCCATTTATTCTCACGAAAAAGAATTAGCTGTTCTCGATCCTACTTATGAAAAACAATTCAAAGCCAATAAAATAGCTTGGGAATTTTTCAATAATCAGGCGCCTTCATATAAAAAAGTTATGCTTCATTGGATCATGAGCGCCAAACAAGAAAAAACGAGAATTTCAAGGCTGGAGAAAACGATTCAGGAGAGCGAACTAGGTAAAAGAATACAATAA
- a CDS encoding type II toxin-antitoxin system RelE/ParE family toxin, giving the protein MAKRKVIWTLKANIERKEILEYWILRNKSKTFSIKLNKLIVETIKLLAEHPTIGRKTDIKDVRVKIIRDYLIFYEFSKSELIILSIWDGRREKNIL; this is encoded by the coding sequence ATGGCTAAAAGAAAAGTAATCTGGACACTCAAAGCCAATATCGAAAGAAAAGAAATTCTTGAATATTGGATTCTTAGAAACAAATCTAAAACCTTCAGTATAAAACTTAACAAGCTAATTGTTGAGACCATTAAACTATTAGCAGAACATCCTACAATTGGCAGAAAAACTGACATTAAAGATGTTAGGGTTAAGATTATTAGAGACTATTTGATTTTCTATGAATTTTCAAAATCTGAATTAATTATACTTTCAATCTGGGATGGAAGAAGGGAGAAAAATATTTTATAA